GCACCGCCGCCCAGCACCACATCATGGAAATCGCGGATGTCGAACTGCTCACCAAGTTCCGTGCGGGCTTTTTCGCGCAGCTCGAGAATTTTGAGCATGCCGATCTTGTAGCTTGTGGCCTGGCCCGGGATGACGATGTAGCGCCGCACCTCCGACTGGATGGTTGTGCGGGAGCGGGCCGAATATTGCTGGGCGAACGCGATCGCCTCTTCTTCTGTCCAGCCCTTGGCGTGCAGGCCCGTATCGACGACCAGCCGGATCGCCCGCCACATTTCTGAAGAGAGCCGCCCTGCGTCAGAATAGACATCAACGTAGGTGTTCGGCATCTCCTTGGCGAGGTACTCCGTATAAAGCGCCCAGCCTTCAATATAGGCAGTCGAGCCATATTGCGTGCGGAACTGCGGCACGCTGTCGAGTTCCTGCGCGATCGAAATCTGCATGTGGTGACCCGGCAGCCCCTCGTGATAGGCGATCACTTCAAGCTGGTTCTTCGGCATCGACGTCATGTCAGACAGGTGAGCATAGTAGACGCCCGGGCGAGACCCATCAGGGGTGCCGTTGAAATAGTGCTGCGCCGCGCCGTCCTGCTCCCGGAACGCCTCAACACGCTTCACGACCAGATCAGCCTTCGGCAGAATGCCGAAATAATTCGGCAGCTCGGCCTTGATGTTGTCGATCGCCGCCGTGGCATCGTCAATATAGGCCTGACGCCCTTCATCCGTGTCCGGATAGTAGTTCCACTCGGCTTCCTTGATATAGGTGACGAAGTCTTCGAACGTGCCGTCGAACTCGGCCTTTTCCTTGAGCCCGTTCATTTCAGCCGTGAGGCGCTCGATCTCGCTCAAGCCCAGCTGATGCACCTCTTCGGGGGACATGTCGGTCGTCGTGCTCTGCTGCAGGCGATAGGCATAGTAGGCCTGGCCGTCCGGCATGCCGCCAATACCGCTCGCTTCCTCCGGGGCGTTCGCCAGGTCATCCTCAAGGAAGGTAATGATGCGGCCATAGGCCGTCGCAACCGGACCAACGAGCGCCGCTTCGACCTTTTCGGTCAGCTCATCCGCCTTGGCTTGATCAATCGTTCCAGCGTCGAGGAGAGCCGCGATCTTGGCCTTGGCATCCGCATAGAGGCTTGAGTCATCGCCCTCATCGAACGGCGCGCCGGAGATGATCTTCGCGCTTTCTTCCCGCACGATCTCATTGGCAAATTTCGGTGAGTGATAGCCGGTGTCGATCGCGCTTTCGCCCCGTGCGATCAGTTGCACAACCGCCGGGTCGATCGCCTCGAGACGGGCGATGTAGGCTTCCATGTCGCTGAGCGTGTCGACCTTGTGGAAATTGATCAGATAGGTCGGAAACAGGGAATGGATCCCGGTCATCTGATCGAAAATGAATCCATGATCGATAAAGGCAAGGCCAGCCATCGCCCGGTCTGCCTGATAGGTCCACAGATCGTAGGACATCTTGGCTTCGTCATCGAGCGCGTCATAGTCGAACTGCGCCGCCATTTCGTCGGCTTTTGCCTGAAGCCACTCAGCCTCGTCGCGGCCAGCCGCGGCAGTGAAATCGTCCCACTCGTCATAGCGTTCCTTGCGGCCCAGAGACGTCAGGGTCAGCGGGCTGCGCAGGATCTGCTCTTCATAAACGACATCGAACCAGGCGTTCAGCCGTTCGCTTTCAGACTGAGTCGCCTCGGCGGACGCAGCCGCCGTTTCGGTGGCAGTCGTTGAAGACGGTTGAGAGGTGCCGCTCTCGCCGCAGGCCATCAGGAGGGGAATGAGGACGAGAAGGCTCGAACATGTTCGGGTCATATACAATTCCAGTCTATTTATCGATGAACAGTAAAACGCGCCTCGCCCCATGGGAAGAGGAGGCATGAAAAAAGCCGGCCTCCAATGAAGACCGGCTTTCTTCTAGCGAGGCTCAGTGATCTCAGCCCTTGTTCATGGCAGCAACTTCTGCAGCGAAGTCGCTTTCTTCTTTCTCGACG
This genomic stretch from Parvularcula sp. LCG005 harbors:
- a CDS encoding DUF885 domain-containing protein, which translates into the protein MTRTCSSLLVLIPLLMACGESGTSQPSSTTATETAAASAEATQSESERLNAWFDVVYEEQILRSPLTLTSLGRKERYDEWDDFTAAAGRDEAEWLQAKADEMAAQFDYDALDDEAKMSYDLWTYQADRAMAGLAFIDHGFIFDQMTGIHSLFPTYLINFHKVDTLSDMEAYIARLEAIDPAVVQLIARGESAIDTGYHSPKFANEIVREESAKIISGAPFDEGDDSSLYADAKAKIAALLDAGTIDQAKADELTEKVEAALVGPVATAYGRIITFLEDDLANAPEEASGIGGMPDGQAYYAYRLQQSTTTDMSPEEVHQLGLSEIERLTAEMNGLKEKAEFDGTFEDFVTYIKEAEWNYYPDTDEGRQAYIDDATAAIDNIKAELPNYFGILPKADLVVKRVEAFREQDGAAQHYFNGTPDGSRPGVYYAHLSDMTSMPKNQLEVIAYHEGLPGHHMQISIAQELDSVPQFRTQYGSTAYIEGWALYTEYLAKEMPNTYVDVYSDAGRLSSEMWRAIRLVVDTGLHAKGWTEEEAIAFAQQYSARSRTTIQSEVRRYIVIPGQATSYKIGMLKILELREKARTELGEQFDIRDFHDVVLGGGALPLSLLERRVDEWIAASKA